From the genome of Bosea sp. Tri-49, one region includes:
- a CDS encoding GNAT family N-acetyltransferase codes for MSAVADSAPSLPVLPALRRDAEARLWHRLSASSDIAALEADWRALEAGALVTPYQAYDWVRPFVDTIGRAEGMDFRFVRVEAGHGELLALFPLVITRRLGTRFAEFIGGKHANYHMALYRRDFAEALDAATTQALLQEIGAALGGIDALFLINQPTDWQGIANPPARLAAGQSPSRAYKLALEPGDCEGTLRRSMSKHARKKLTTKRNRFAEFGPSELVRAHSDAEIERVLDAFLAQKATRFAQMGVPDPFAAPAIRAFLRQAATQQPDRPPVIELYSLDLAGRSVATYVGAVQGTRFSGMATSFDLASETARTSPGELLLVELIKRKCQAGLTMFDLGIGEARYKTTICDDSDDLVDTFFPLTAKGRAYARYSRVKRALKRRIKASPVALKAAQRILGWLRRRKPADADE; via the coding sequence ATGTCCGCCGTTGCCGATAGCGCGCCCAGCCTGCCCGTTCTTCCTGCCTTGCGGCGGGACGCGGAAGCGCGCCTCTGGCACCGGCTCAGCGCCAGCAGCGATATCGCCGCGCTGGAAGCCGATTGGCGCGCGCTCGAAGCGGGCGCCCTGGTGACGCCCTATCAGGCCTATGACTGGGTCCGGCCCTTCGTCGACACGATCGGGCGAGCCGAGGGCATGGATTTCCGCTTCGTCCGGGTCGAGGCTGGCCATGGCGAACTGCTCGCACTGTTTCCGCTGGTGATCACCCGACGTCTGGGCACGCGCTTCGCCGAGTTCATCGGCGGCAAGCACGCCAATTATCACATGGCGCTGTACCGGCGCGATTTCGCCGAAGCGCTCGATGCAGCGACGACGCAAGCGCTGCTGCAGGAGATCGGCGCGGCGCTCGGCGGGATCGACGCACTGTTCCTGATCAACCAGCCGACCGACTGGCAGGGCATCGCCAACCCACCGGCAAGGCTCGCCGCGGGGCAGAGTCCGAGCCGCGCCTACAAGCTCGCGCTCGAACCGGGCGATTGCGAGGGCACGCTCAGGCGTTCGATGAGCAAGCATGCCCGCAAGAAGCTGACGACGAAGCGCAACCGTTTCGCTGAATTCGGCCCGTCCGAGCTGGTCAGGGCCCATAGCGACGCGGAGATCGAGCGCGTGCTCGACGCTTTCCTCGCGCAAAAAGCCACTCGCTTCGCCCAGATGGGCGTGCCCGACCCGTTCGCAGCGCCGGCGATCCGCGCCTTCCTGCGTCAGGCGGCGACCCAGCAGCCGGATCGGCCGCCGGTGATCGAACTCTATTCGCTCGACCTCGCGGGCCGTTCAGTTGCGACCTATGTCGGCGCCGTCCAGGGCACGCGCTTCTCCGGCATGGCGACCTCTTTCGATCTCGCCTCGGAAACGGCGCGCACCAGCCCCGGCGAGCTCCTCCTGGTCGAGCTGATCAAGCGCAAATGCCAGGCCGGCCTGACCATGTTCGACCTCGGCATCGGCGAAGCCCGCTACAAGACGACGATCTGCGACGACAGCGACGATCTGGTCGACACCTTCTTCCCTCTGACGGCCAAGGGCCGTGCCTATGCCCGCTACAGCCGGGTCAAGCGCGCGCTGAAGCGGCGGATCAAGGCCTCGCCCGTCGCCCTCAAGGCCGCACAGCGGATCCTCGGCTGGCTGAGGCGCCGCAAGCCAGCCGACGCAGACGAATAG
- a CDS encoding GFA family protein yields the protein MTIISGGCHCGATKFEVLEPVTEVVACTCSICSKRGALWSYHKPAQFRLLTPRESLSTYRWQSKMVAHHFCGECGCTTFTESPDWSSGEPDFDNPKVAVNARVLDDFDLGAVPVTVIDGKNLW from the coding sequence ATGACGATCATCAGCGGTGGCTGCCATTGCGGCGCGACGAAGTTCGAGGTTCTGGAGCCGGTCACAGAGGTGGTCGCCTGCACCTGCTCGATCTGCTCCAAGCGCGGCGCGCTATGGAGCTACCACAAGCCGGCCCAGTTCCGGCTGCTGACGCCGCGCGAGAGCCTGTCGACCTATCGCTGGCAGAGCAAGATGGTGGCGCATCATTTCTGCGGCGAGTGTGGTTGCACCACCTTCACCGAATCGCCCGACTGGTCGAGCGGCGAGCCCGATTTCGACAATCCGAAGGTCGCTGTGAACGCGCGCGTGCTCGACGACTTCGACCTCGGTGCCGTTCCGGTCACCGTGATCGACGGCAAGAACCTCTGGTAG
- a CDS encoding GumC family protein has product MTARYDTVAAAGESRSDLLDLPALWAAIKARKLWIIGPTLAALGLSFIAVNAVTPRYTGEARLLLENRDSFYTRPGQAPSETSGQQFDSEGVQSQVQVIMSRDLAREAIKRIGLVGNSEFDSGAGALGALKKVGVLLGIGAHPADRSPEERVLEKYYDRLLVFPVGRSRIVSIEFTSQDPALAAKAANEIAAVYLEMQEAAKQDTARSASSWLSTTIEPLRKRLAESEAKVEAFRSRHGLLVGANNTTITAQQLADLSTQLSNARNQQAESQAKASIIRDAIKAGRTFEIPDVANNDLVRRLIEQRVNLRAQLALESRNLLSEHPRIKELNAQLADLEGQIRAAAERAVRTLENEAKIAGQRVESVTAALEGQKKTASGANDDEVQLRALEREARTQRDQLEQYMLRYREALARDSQNATPADARVISRAIEPTEPSFPKKLPTMLVATLATFLVALAAVVSRELLNGGSPVPAEDAPRRKAPGRVEPAVGKSDDEDGEGELAAPPPRRRERIAGLLTHGGRIGQLHLDLTDPDAGAAELAACVNKASEGHAPLVLVLDGAEPGEASPRALALLLSERSRCILVDLASDSRDRAGFSELLAGEAMFSDIITREEDSRLHEIAPGRAGRAAVLAAPDIVDVALDALCETYDWVLVATASTDEAEVLTPLLARAQGALVMAGHAGNGHAVEAAYRLTDLTGAPIALVMIDAPERVELTAPEKEPVPA; this is encoded by the coding sequence ATGACCGCTCGCTACGATACCGTTGCGGCCGCTGGCGAGAGCCGCTCCGATTTGCTCGACTTGCCGGCCCTCTGGGCCGCGATCAAGGCGCGCAAGCTCTGGATCATCGGGCCGACGCTGGCAGCGCTCGGACTGTCCTTCATTGCGGTCAACGCCGTCACGCCGCGCTACACCGGCGAGGCGCGGCTGCTGCTCGAAAATCGCGACAGCTTCTACACGCGGCCGGGGCAGGCGCCGTCGGAGACCTCCGGCCAGCAGTTCGACTCAGAGGGCGTGCAGAGCCAGGTCCAGGTCATCATGTCGCGCGATCTGGCGCGTGAGGCGATCAAGCGGATCGGCCTGGTCGGCAATTCGGAGTTCGATTCAGGCGCCGGCGCGCTCGGCGCGCTGAAGAAGGTCGGTGTCCTGCTCGGCATCGGCGCCCATCCGGCTGACCGGTCGCCGGAGGAGCGGGTGCTGGAGAAGTATTACGACCGGCTCCTGGTCTTTCCTGTCGGGCGCTCGCGCATCGTCTCGATCGAGTTCACCTCGCAGGATCCGGCGCTCGCCGCCAAGGCGGCTAACGAGATCGCTGCCGTCTATCTGGAGATGCAGGAGGCGGCCAAGCAGGATACGGCGCGCAGCGCCTCGTCCTGGCTCTCGACCACGATCGAGCCGCTGCGCAAGCGGCTGGCGGAATCGGAGGCCAAGGTCGAGGCGTTCCGCTCCCGCCATGGCCTGCTCGTTGGCGCCAACAACACCACGATCACGGCCCAGCAGCTCGCCGACCTGTCGACGCAGCTCTCCAATGCGCGCAACCAGCAGGCCGAATCGCAGGCCAAGGCCTCGATCATCCGCGACGCGATCAAGGCCGGGCGCACCTTCGAGATTCCCGATGTCGCCAACAACGATCTCGTCCGCCGGCTGATCGAGCAGCGCGTCAACCTGCGGGCGCAGCTCGCGCTCGAATCGCGCAACCTCCTGTCGGAGCACCCGCGCATCAAGGAGCTGAACGCCCAGCTCGCCGACCTCGAAGGCCAGATCCGGGCCGCCGCCGAGCGCGCCGTGCGCACGCTGGAGAACGAGGCCAAGATCGCCGGCCAGCGCGTCGAGAGCGTTACCGCCGCACTCGAGGGCCAGAAGAAGACCGCTTCGGGCGCCAATGACGACGAGGTCCAGCTGCGTGCGCTCGAGCGCGAGGCGCGGACCCAGCGCGACCAGCTCGAACAGTACATGCTGCGCTATCGCGAGGCGCTCGCCCGCGACAGCCAGAACGCGACGCCGGCCGATGCGCGCGTCATTTCGCGCGCCATCGAGCCGACCGAGCCTTCCTTCCCGAAGAAGCTGCCGACGATGCTCGTCGCGACGCTGGCGACCTTCCTGGTGGCGCTGGCGGCCGTCGTCTCCCGCGAGCTGCTGAATGGGGGGTCGCCCGTGCCTGCCGAAGACGCGCCGCGGCGCAAGGCGCCGGGCCGTGTCGAACCGGCCGTCGGCAAGTCCGACGATGAGGACGGCGAGGGTGAGTTGGCAGCCCCGCCGCCGCGTCGCCGCGAGCGCATTGCCGGCCTCCTGACCCATGGCGGGCGCATCGGCCAGCTCCATCTCGACCTCACCGATCCCGATGCCGGTGCGGCCGAACTCGCTGCCTGCGTCAACAAGGCGAGCGAGGGCCACGCGCCGCTCGTCCTGGTGCTCGACGGGGCGGAGCCGGGCGAAGCTTCGCCGCGCGCTTTGGCGCTGCTCCTCTCCGAGCGCAGCCGCTGCATCCTGGTCGATCTCGCCAGCGACAGCCGCGACCGCGCCGGCTTCTCCGAGCTGCTCGCCGGCGAGGCGATGTTCTCCGACATCATCACCCGTGAAGAGGATTCGCGCCTGCACGAGATCGCGCCGGGCCGGGCCGGGCGTGCCGCGGTGCTGGCGGCGCCCGACATCGTCGATGTCGCACTCGACGCGCTCTGCGAGACCTATGACTGGGTGCTGGTCGCGACGGCCTCGACCGATGAGGCCGAGGTGCTGACGCCCCTGCTGGCGCGCGCCCAGGGTGCGCTGGTCATGGCCGGCCATGCCGGAAACGGCCACGCGGTCGAAGCCGCCTATCGCCTCACCGACCTGACCGGCGCCCCGATCGCACTGGTCATGATCGATGCGCCGGAGCGCGTCGAACTGACCGCGCCGGAGAAGGAACCGGTGCCGGCCTAA
- a CDS encoding polysaccharide biosynthesis/export family protein — MSRHPVCLALAAALALAGCAPRMVAPEFAVETAAPYQLASGDRLRVIVFGQDNLSNVYAVDGSGRISMPLIGAVEVQGRTTQQLERAIEAKLRGGYLREPKVSVEVDAYRPFFVLGEVTNSGQFPFVNGMTVQTAVAIAGGFTPRGQRSYAEVTRLMDGQLVTGTVPVTYPVRPGDTIVIKERWF; from the coding sequence ATGAGTAGACATCCCGTCTGTCTGGCGCTTGCCGCCGCGCTCGCCCTTGCCGGCTGCGCGCCGCGCATGGTCGCGCCAGAATTTGCCGTGGAGACCGCTGCTCCCTATCAGCTCGCCAGCGGCGATCGCTTACGCGTCATCGTCTTCGGCCAGGACAATCTCTCCAACGTCTATGCCGTCGACGGCTCCGGCCGCATCTCGATGCCGCTGATCGGCGCGGTCGAGGTTCAGGGGCGCACGACGCAACAGCTCGAACGAGCGATCGAGGCGAAGCTGCGCGGCGGCTATCTGCGCGAGCCCAAGGTTTCAGTCGAGGTCGACGCCTACCGCCCGTTCTTCGTGCTCGGCGAAGTCACCAATTCCGGCCAGTTCCCCTTCGTCAACGGCATGACGGTGCAGACGGCCGTGGCGATCGCTGGCGGCTTCACGCCGCGCGGCCAGCGCAGCTATGCCGAGGTCACACGACTGATGGACGGCCAGCTCGTCACCGGCACGGTGCCCGTCACCTACCCGGTCAGGCCCGGCGACACGATCGTGATCAAGGAACGCTGGTTCTGA
- a CDS encoding glycosyltransferase family 4 protein, with the protein MSAAAGSAPLTILHVFRAPLGGLFRHVLDLARGQIARGHAVGIFCDSTTGGARADQVFAELGPQLSLGVTRVPMSRYPSLTDMRAQASAASTRKRIGPQIVHAHGSKGGVYARLPALVSPGRSYVTAYTPHGGSFNYKPGSAEHRIYMAIERLFEPATDMFLFESAFIAGRFEAHVGHQPRTDHRIVLNGISEAEFEPIDHGEAAFDLVYLGELRSAKGVDTLIEALALLKRRDGLTPRILIVGSGPDEAVLRQMTVDQGVAGQCVFEPPGPIRAALAKAHVMVIPSRAESLPYVILEAAAAAQPLIATDVGGIKEIYGPGHADRLIPPNEPIVLADTIKKTLATPATERMAQAADLAAHVKANFRLDAMVDGVLDAYRAALAKRVG; encoded by the coding sequence ATGTCCGCCGCGGCCGGCTCCGCTCCCCTGACGATCCTGCACGTCTTCCGCGCGCCGCTCGGCGGCCTCTTCCGGCATGTGCTCGACCTCGCCCGTGGCCAGATCGCACGCGGCCACGCCGTCGGCATCTTCTGCGATTCGACCACCGGCGGCGCGCGCGCCGACCAGGTCTTCGCCGAGCTCGGGCCGCAGCTCTCGCTTGGCGTCACGCGTGTGCCGATGTCGCGCTATCCGAGTCTGACCGACATGCGCGCGCAAGCTTCAGCAGCATCGACACGCAAGCGGATCGGGCCACAAATCGTGCATGCGCACGGCTCAAAGGGTGGTGTCTATGCCCGCCTGCCCGCTCTGGTCTCACCCGGGCGGAGCTATGTCACCGCCTATACGCCGCATGGTGGCAGCTTCAACTACAAGCCGGGAAGCGCCGAGCACCGGATCTACATGGCGATCGAGCGTCTGTTCGAGCCGGCGACGGACATGTTCCTGTTCGAGAGCGCCTTCATCGCCGGGCGTTTCGAGGCCCATGTCGGGCACCAGCCGCGTACCGACCACCGCATCGTGCTGAACGGCATCTCGGAGGCAGAGTTTGAGCCGATCGACCATGGCGAGGCCGCGTTCGATCTCGTCTATCTCGGCGAACTGCGCTCGGCCAAGGGCGTCGACACGCTGATCGAAGCGCTCGCGCTGCTGAAGCGCCGCGACGGGCTGACGCCGCGTATCCTGATCGTCGGCTCCGGCCCGGACGAGGCGGTGCTGCGACAGATGACGGTCGACCAGGGCGTCGCGGGCCAGTGCGTGTTCGAACCTCCGGGCCCGATCCGCGCCGCGCTCGCCAAGGCGCATGTCATGGTGATCCCATCGCGGGCGGAATCGCTGCCCTATGTCATCCTGGAGGCGGCGGCGGCGGCGCAGCCGCTGATCGCGACCGATGTCGGCGGCATCAAGGAGATCTACGGCCCCGGCCATGCCGACCGGCTGATCCCGCCAAACGAGCCGATCGTCCTGGCCGACACGATTAAGAAGACACTGGCGACGCCAGCCACCGAGAGAATGGCGCAAGCGGCCGATCTCGCCGCGCATGTGAAGGCCAATTTCCGCCTCGACGCCATGGTCGACGGCGTTCTCGACGCCTATCGGGCCGCGCTCGCCAAGCGAGTCGGCTGA
- a CDS encoding RNA polymerase sigma factor, with product MWRDERKAAARNARLEREWTRLYRYACALTRDRERAGDAAQEAAVRVLTARSEPADDAAYRRWLYSILRNLLIDQHRRRQHELGMEAPEPADWHFDERALSAITVRQALEQLPVAMKEMVVLVDLDGFSYAEAAALAGVPVGTVMSRLSRARAMLLAIIGGANIRVLPVRHARSG from the coding sequence ATGTGGCGCGACGAACGCAAGGCGGCGGCGCGCAATGCGCGGCTCGAACGCGAATGGACGCGGCTTTACCGCTATGCCTGCGCGCTGACGCGCGACCGGGAGCGGGCCGGCGATGCGGCTCAGGAAGCGGCCGTGCGGGTGCTGACGGCGAGGAGTGAACCGGCCGATGACGCCGCCTATCGCCGCTGGCTCTACAGCATCCTGCGCAACCTGCTGATCGACCAGCATAGGCGGCGGCAGCATGAGCTTGGAATGGAAGCGCCCGAGCCGGCCGACTGGCATTTCGACGAACGCGCGCTCAGCGCGATCACGGTGCGGCAGGCGCTGGAACAGCTGCCGGTCGCGATGAAGGAGATGGTGGTCTTGGTCGACCTCGACGGCTTCAGCTATGCGGAAGCGGCCGCGCTCGCAGGCGTCCCGGTCGGCACCGTGATGAGCCGGCTGTCGCGCGCCCGGGCCATGCTGCTTGCGATCATAGGGGGAGCCAATATCCGCGTGCTCCCGGTTCGCCATGCCAGATCGGGTTGA
- a CDS encoding anti-sigma factor family protein, with the protein MPDRVDQPLPSDWEKLNAFADGELAPAEQRAVAERLASSPETAETLRGIVRLKQELRALPADEAPLRPPLSAPPRPRLRPLAAIAAALVIAAAATLTPILLRRDTAETFLAASLAAHEQFASSAPRPLATVAPTAALPVASELARLGLQPIWQATSAAGQVRIGFVGARGCRLSMHVSPHAEPAPVPDQGAQTLAGWNAGGRGYLLIATGMPPARFELITGFIKALTSEPADRVEPLRTALQNDWRSAQPCLA; encoded by the coding sequence ATGCCAGATCGGGTTGACCAGCCGCTCCCATCGGACTGGGAGAAACTCAACGCCTTCGCCGACGGCGAACTGGCGCCAGCCGAGCAACGCGCCGTCGCCGAGCGGCTAGCGAGCTCGCCGGAAACGGCTGAGACGCTACGCGGCATCGTCAGACTCAAGCAGGAATTGCGGGCGCTGCCGGCCGACGAGGCTCCGCTCCGGCCTCCACTCTCTGCACCACCGCGACCGCGCTTACGGCCGCTTGCAGCAATTGCGGCCGCTCTTGTCATTGCCGCCGCTGCTACACTGACGCCGATCCTGCTGCGGCGTGACACTGCCGAGACGTTCCTTGCGGCCTCTCTGGCAGCACATGAACAGTTCGCGAGCTCGGCGCCTCGGCCTCTAGCAACGGTCGCGCCGACAGCGGCCCTGCCCGTCGCAAGCGAGCTCGCCCGTCTCGGCCTGCAGCCGATCTGGCAGGCGACCTCGGCGGCAGGACAAGTCCGGATCGGTTTCGTCGGCGCGCGCGGCTGCCGGCTCAGCATGCATGTCAGCCCGCATGCGGAACCCGCGCCTGTGCCCGACCAGGGCGCACAGACGCTGGCAGGCTGGAATGCCGGCGGGCGCGGCTATCTCCTGATCGCGACCGGAATGCCGCCGGCACGTTTCGAGTTGATCACGGGTTTCATCAAGGCCCTGACGAGTGAGCCGGCGGACAGGGTCGAGCCGCTGCGTACCGCCCTGCAGAACGACTGGCGCAGCGCGCAGCCCTGCCTTGCCTGA
- a CDS encoding sulfite oxidase, producing MAKQERSLSELYGDDPERGDALAFGRRTGSSRRGFLGGAGLVTMGAAVGGTIPFSDQMPAGLIPAALAQGAPPASPAPSSAPTAAAAPKGPQLLDFPGKAKGLVLLGDRPLVAETPEHLLDDDTTPFDKFFVRNNGLTPDEFKEGDAWEFSIDGEVNTPLKLKLGELKQKFTHKTYRMVLECGGNGRSFFQPQARGNQWTNGGAGCAEWTGVPLADVLQSAGIKSSAVHTGNYGADQHLSGDPSKDAISRGVPIAAALEPHALLVWAMNGQPLPAIHGGPLRVVIPGFPASVSHKWLKRIAIRDKEHDGQGMGGTSYSVAIKPMIPGGKTDDANMRTMTDMPVRGIITNPANGTRIAAGTRKLALRGAAWDGHEGVSRVDVSIDFGATWQPAKAAEPRNRYDWRRWTAEVELPSDGYYELWVRATDSKGRGQPHVAGGWNPQGYGANPMHRVAVLVG from the coding sequence ATGGCGAAGCAGGAACGATCGCTCAGCGAACTCTATGGCGACGATCCGGAACGCGGCGACGCTCTGGCCTTCGGCCGCCGTACCGGCTCCTCGCGCCGCGGATTCCTCGGTGGCGCCGGACTCGTAACGATGGGCGCCGCCGTCGGCGGCACGATCCCGTTCTCGGACCAGATGCCGGCCGGGCTGATTCCAGCCGCGCTGGCGCAGGGAGCACCGCCCGCCTCCCCCGCCCCATCCTCGGCTCCGACAGCGGCCGCTGCACCGAAGGGGCCGCAATTGCTCGACTTCCCGGGCAAGGCCAAGGGCCTCGTCCTGCTCGGCGACCGGCCACTCGTCGCCGAGACACCGGAACACCTGCTCGATGACGACACCACGCCGTTCGACAAGTTCTTTGTCCGCAACAACGGCCTGACGCCGGACGAGTTCAAGGAGGGCGATGCCTGGGAGTTTTCGATCGACGGCGAGGTCAACACACCGCTGAAGCTCAAGCTCGGCGAGCTCAAGCAGAAGTTCACGCACAAGACCTATCGCATGGTGCTGGAATGCGGCGGCAATGGCCGCTCCTTCTTCCAGCCACAGGCGCGCGGCAACCAGTGGACCAATGGCGGCGCCGGCTGCGCCGAATGGACCGGCGTGCCGCTCGCCGATGTGCTGCAGAGCGCCGGCATCAAGTCGAGCGCCGTCCATACCGGCAATTACGGCGCCGACCAGCATCTCTCCGGTGATCCAAGCAAGGATGCGATCTCGCGCGGCGTGCCGATCGCGGCGGCGCTGGAGCCGCATGCGCTGCTGGTCTGGGCGATGAACGGCCAGCCGCTCCCGGCCATCCATGGCGGGCCGCTGCGGGTGGTCATCCCCGGCTTCCCGGCCTCGGTCTCGCATAAATGGCTGAAGCGCATCGCCATCCGCGACAAGGAGCATGACGGCCAGGGCATGGGCGGCACCTCCTATTCGGTCGCGATCAAGCCGATGATCCCCGGCGGCAAGACCGACGATGCCAACATGCGCACCATGACCGACATGCCGGTGCGCGGCATCATCACCAATCCGGCGAATGGCACGCGCATCGCAGCCGGCACGCGCAAGCTCGCACTGCGCGGCGCCGCCTGGGACGGGCATGAGGGCGTCTCACGCGTCGATGTCTCGATCGACTTTGGCGCGACCTGGCAGCCGGCCAAGGCGGCCGAGCCGCGCAACCGCTATGACTGGCGGCGCTGGACGGCCGAGGTCGAGCTGCCCTCCGACGGCTATTACGAGCTCTGGGTCCGCGCGACCGACAGCAAGGGCCGCGGGCAGCCGCATGTGGCCGGCGGCTGGAACCCGCAAGGCTACGGTGCCAACCCG